One region of Roseicitreum antarcticum genomic DNA includes:
- a CDS encoding AEC family transporter produces MIQIFALTLPIYLIIATGYVAVKTGYVTADDVRALGRIAMRICMPVTIFVNISGTPLSQTFRWDFLGGYLVASLLVFGAGLALARHVLNQPRGVQVLMGLGMSSSNSAFMGYPIAAMVMGDVALQAFTMALLVENVVMMPLAMLIADRAGGRGLWAVLIRPMLTNPLIIAVVAGGAVATMGGMPQGPVAQTLNMLAVIAAPVALLAVGGTVAALSFAPVRMPIALVVAGKLVLHPLAVLGILSLLGSVPDALLLSGVILAAVPMMSIYGLFGQRWGHEALAATALILATVASFATVSALLWLIFPG; encoded by the coding sequence ATGATCCAGATCTTCGCCCTGACCCTGCCGATCTACCTTATCATCGCGACCGGCTATGTTGCGGTGAAGACCGGCTATGTGACGGCGGATGACGTGCGCGCGCTGGGACGCATCGCCATGCGGATCTGCATGCCGGTGACGATCTTCGTCAATATCTCGGGCACGCCCCTGTCCCAGACCTTTCGCTGGGATTTTCTGGGCGGCTACCTCGTTGCCTCGCTGCTCGTGTTCGGCGCGGGGCTGGCACTGGCGCGCCATGTGCTGAACCAGCCGCGCGGGGTGCAGGTGCTGATGGGGCTGGGCATGTCGTCCTCCAACAGCGCCTTCATGGGCTACCCCATCGCGGCGATGGTCATGGGCGATGTTGCCTTGCAGGCCTTCACCATGGCGCTGCTGGTCGAAAACGTGGTGATGATGCCGCTGGCCATGCTGATCGCCGACCGGGCGGGCGGGCGCGGCCTGTGGGCGGTGCTGATCCGCCCCATGCTGACCAACCCGCTGATCATCGCGGTGGTGGCGGGCGGCGCGGTTGCCACCATGGGCGGGATGCCGCAGGGGCCGGTGGCGCAGACGCTGAACATGCTGGCGGTAATCGCGGCGCCTGTGGCCCTGTTGGCGGTCGGCGGCACGGTGGCCGCACTGTCCTTCGCGCCGGTGCGCATGCCCATCGCGCTGGTGGTCGCGGGCAAACTGGTCTTGCATCCGTTGGCGGTGCTGGGCATCCTATCACTACTGGGTAGTGTGCCCGACGCGCTGTTGCTGTCAGGCGTCATCCTCGCCGCGGTGCCGATGATGTCGATCTACGGCCTGTTCGGGCAGCGCTGGGGGCATGAGGCGCTTGCCGCCACCGCGCTGATCCTGGCAACGGTAGCGTCTTTTGCGACTGTCTCGGCCCTGCTCTGGCTGATCTTTCCGGGGTAA
- the phnN gene encoding phosphonate metabolism protein/1,5-bisphosphokinase (PRPP-forming) PhnN, giving the protein MTDPRWRAANGRGADGLGAGAAQRRASASSPVAPESSVSGNTGTSANGGGPGPASDVGSGSALPQSRFAPTAPRANGRLVAVVGPSGAGKDTILAGVLAARPDLVLARRVITRPSSAGGEDFEGVTAAEFETRLALGLFAFHWRAHGLCYGIPCSIDVDLAAGRLVLFNGSRSALPGIRAIYPRVEVIVITAPAGVLAERLAARGRERPRDIEARLRRALLPPPPGAREVVNDTTPALGVARFLEALNAPAAAG; this is encoded by the coding sequence ATGACAGATCCTCGATGGCGCGCGGCAAATGGACGGGGCGCGGATGGGCTTGGCGCAGGCGCAGCGCAGCGCAGGGCATCCGCATCCTCCCCCGTTGCGCCTGAGTCCAGCGTCAGTGGCAACACCGGGACATCGGCCAACGGGGGGGGGCCGGGGCCAGCCTCGGACGTTGGGAGCGGCAGCGCCCTCCCGCAGTCGCGGTTCGCACCGACCGCGCCGCGCGCCAATGGGCGCCTGGTTGCGGTGGTCGGCCCTTCGGGTGCGGGCAAGGATACCATTCTGGCCGGTGTGCTGGCCGCGCGCCCCGATCTGGTGCTGGCGCGCCGCGTCATCACCCGCCCGTCCAGTGCGGGGGGCGAGGACTTTGAGGGCGTGACGGCGGCTGAATTCGAGACCCGGCTGGCGCTGGGTCTTTTTGCGTTTCATTGGCGCGCGCATGGGCTGTGCTACGGCATTCCGTGCAGCATCGACGTCGACCTGGCGGCGGGGCGGCTGGTGCTGTTCAACGGCTCGCGTTCGGCATTGCCGGGCATCCGCGCGATCTATCCCCGGGTGGAGGTCATCGTGATCACCGCGCCCGCCGGCGTGCTGGCGGAACGGCTGGCTGCGCGCGGCCGCGAACGCCCCCGCGATATCGAGGCCCGTCTGCGCCGCGCCTTGCTGCCCCCGCCGCCCGGGGCGCGTGAAGTGGTGAATGACACCACCCCCGCTTTAGGTGTCGCGCGGTTTCTGGAAGCCCTCAACGCCCCAGCGGCAGCCGGGTAA
- the phnK gene encoding phosphonate C-P lyase system protein PhnK has protein sequence MRPLLQVDRLTKFYGGHIGCADVSFELWPGEVMGIVGESGSGKSTLLSCLAGHIAPDSGRVMFDTREGALRDTVTMSEPERRMLGRTDWAFVHQNPRDGLRMGVSAGGNVGERLMAVGARHYGDIRAAATDWLGRVEIDTGRVDDRPRTFSGGMQQRLQIARNLVTGPRLVFMDEPTGGLDVSVQARLLDLMRGLVRDLGLSAVVVTHDLAVVRLLAHRLMVMKGGHVVEAGLTDQVLDDPQHPYTQLLVSSVLQV, from the coding sequence ATCCGCCCGCTGTTGCAGGTGGACCGGCTGACGAAATTCTACGGCGGGCACATCGGCTGCGCGGATGTGTCCTTTGAGCTGTGGCCCGGCGAGGTCATGGGCATCGTCGGCGAAAGCGGGTCGGGCAAATCAACGCTGCTGTCCTGCCTTGCGGGCCATATCGCGCCCGATTCAGGGCGGGTCATGTTCGATACCCGTGAAGGTGCTCTGCGCGACACCGTCACCATGTCCGAACCCGAACGCCGGATGCTGGGCCGCACCGACTGGGCTTTCGTGCACCAGAACCCGCGCGACGGGCTGCGCATGGGCGTCAGCGCGGGTGGCAATGTGGGCGAACGCCTGATGGCGGTCGGCGCGCGGCACTATGGCGATATCCGCGCGGCGGCAACCGACTGGCTGGGCCGGGTCGAGATTGATACGGGCCGGGTGGATGACCGCCCGCGCACCTTCTCGGGCGGGATGCAGCAACGCTTGCAGATCGCGCGCAATCTGGTCACCGGGCCACGGCTGGTGTTCATGGACGAACCGACGGGCGGCCTTGATGTTTCGGTGCAGGCGCGGCTTCTGGACCTGATGCGTGGCCTTGTGCGCGACCTTGGCCTGTCGGCCGTGGTGGTGACGCATGACCTGGCGGTGGTGCGGCTGCTGGCGCACCGGCTGATGGTGATGAAGGGCGGCCATGTGGTCGAGGCCGGGTTGACCGATCAGGTGCTGGACGATCCGCAGCATCCCTATACGCAACTTCTGGTCAGTTCGGTGTTGCAGGTATGA
- a CDS encoding DUF1045 domain-containing protein: protein MPMEFQRYAIYYTPPAGSELATRGAQWLGWDVDAGCAADQPTIGGLPRPLAEITETPRKYGMHGTLKPPFRLAHGQSYDTFLTAATDIAAAMAPVNLGMLRVRALGPFLALIPEVQTPALETVAARVVTALDMFRAPLNAAEMARRRATPLTPQQDMLLRQWGYPYVLDEFRFHVTCTGKLSDAEVVPIRAAVQDWMAPATGTPQMMTDLSVFGEDTDGAFHLITRLPLGR, encoded by the coding sequence ATGCCCATGGAATTTCAGCGTTATGCGATCTATTACACCCCGCCCGCAGGGTCCGAACTGGCAACACGGGGCGCACAATGGCTGGGATGGGATGTGGATGCGGGCTGCGCGGCAGATCAGCCCACCATCGGCGGCCTGCCCCGCCCGCTGGCCGAGATCACCGAGACCCCGCGCAAATACGGGATGCACGGCACGCTGAAGCCGCCTTTCCGGCTGGCGCATGGACAGAGCTACGACACGTTCCTGACAGCCGCGACCGACATCGCCGCCGCCATGGCGCCGGTGAACCTCGGGATGCTGCGGGTGCGGGCGCTGGGTCCCTTCCTGGCGCTGATCCCCGAGGTGCAGACCCCCGCGCTGGAAACCGTTGCCGCGCGCGTGGTCACCGCGCTGGACATGTTCCGAGCACCGCTGAACGCGGCCGAGATGGCGCGCCGGCGCGCCACGCCCCTGACCCCGCAGCAAGACATGTTGCTGCGCCAATGGGGCTACCCCTATGTGCTGGATGAATTCCGCTTTCACGTCACCTGCACGGGCAAACTGTCGGATGCCGAGGTCGTACCCATCCGCGCCGCCGTGCAAGACTGGATGGCGCCCGCGACCGGCACACCGCAGATGATGACCGATCTTTCGGTTTTTGGCGAGGATACGGACGGCGCTTTCCATCTGATTACCCGGCTGCCGCTGGGGCGTTGA
- a CDS encoding bifunctional sugar phosphate isomerase/epimerase/4-hydroxyphenylpyruvate dioxygenase family protein, whose product MKTSIATVSISGTLAEKLEAIAGAGFDGIEIFEQDFVASDLSPRQVGAMVRDHGLKIDLFQPFRDFEALPEPYRARAFARAARKFDLMNELGTDLILVCSSVHPAALGGIDRMAGDFAELGDLAAAHGVRVGFEALAWGRYINDHRDAWEVVRRADHDRVGLVLDSFHTLGRGLSPESIRAIPGDRIFYVQLADAPAIPMDLLYWSRHFRNMPGEGDLDVAGFMRAVTATGYSGPLSLEIFNDQFRAGLPRLIAQDGYRSLIDLMDRVRRAEPALPTALPAFAPPAPVDGVAFVEFATAQAEAPALEGFLRAAGFRPTAQHRSKSVTRWQQGTVNLLVNTETQGFAQTSYLTHGTTVSEIALSVPDARATQARAAALGIPAHADAIAAQELQIPAIRGVGGSVLRLLDNSPDLSRIWQVDFAEALDLTAPSDPASGPDGAAARPVAQTIAPATGTVATGTVATGTVATGAVDPATDAMNTPFPPGAGLIHIDHIAQTMAHDEMLSWSLFYHALFDATRAPMVDVADPDGLVRSQAVQAGALRVTLNGAEARRTLAGRFIEDTFGSSVQHIAFSTDDIFATARALAAGGFPVLQIGENYYADVEARFGLDAELTARMRACNVLYDEDAGGQFFQLYSTTRPDGLFFEVVQRCGAYQGYGAPNAPFRIAAQKRALRPADMPRR is encoded by the coding sequence TTGAAGACCTCCATCGCGACCGTCTCGATCTCAGGCACCCTGGCCGAGAAGCTGGAGGCCATCGCCGGCGCGGGTTTCGACGGGATCGAGATTTTCGAGCAAGATTTCGTCGCCTCTGACCTGTCACCGCGTCAGGTGGGAGCGATGGTACGCGACCACGGGCTGAAGATCGACCTGTTCCAGCCCTTCCGCGATTTCGAGGCCCTGCCAGAGCCCTATCGCGCCCGCGCCTTCGCCCGCGCCGCGCGCAAGTTCGACTTGATGAACGAGCTTGGCACCGACCTGATCCTGGTGTGTTCCAGCGTCCACCCCGCAGCACTGGGCGGCATTGACCGCATGGCCGGGGACTTTGCCGAACTGGGCGATCTGGCCGCCGCCCACGGCGTGCGCGTCGGCTTCGAGGCGCTGGCCTGGGGCCGCTACATCAACGACCACCGCGACGCCTGGGAGGTGGTCCGCCGCGCAGATCACGACCGGGTGGGTCTGGTCCTCGACAGTTTCCACACGTTGGGACGCGGGCTGTCGCCCGAAAGCATCCGCGCCATTCCCGGCGACCGCATCTTCTATGTGCAACTGGCCGATGCGCCCGCAATCCCGATGGATCTGCTGTATTGGTCGCGCCATTTCCGCAACATGCCCGGCGAGGGCGATCTGGATGTCGCAGGCTTCATGCGCGCCGTCACCGCGACCGGCTACAGCGGCCCGCTGAGCCTGGAGATCTTCAACGACCAATTCCGCGCCGGGCTGCCGCGCCTGATCGCGCAAGATGGCTACCGCAGTCTGATCGACCTGATGGACCGCGTGCGCCGGGCAGAACCCGCGTTGCCCACCGCCCTGCCCGCCTTTGCCCCACCCGCCCCGGTGGACGGCGTGGCCTTCGTGGAATTCGCCACGGCACAGGCCGAGGCCCCGGCGCTGGAAGGCTTCTTGCGCGCGGCGGGCTTCCGGCCGACAGCGCAGCACCGCTCGAAGTCGGTGACACGCTGGCAACAGGGCACGGTGAACCTGCTGGTCAATACCGAAACCCAGGGCTTTGCGCAGACCAGCTACCTGACGCATGGCACCACCGTGTCCGAGATCGCACTTTCGGTCCCGGATGCCCGCGCAACGCAGGCCCGGGCAGCGGCACTGGGCATTCCCGCCCATGCAGATGCTATTGCGGCGCAAGAGCTGCAAATCCCCGCCATTCGCGGCGTCGGTGGCAGCGTGCTGCGGCTGTTGGACAACAGCCCCGATCTGTCGCGCATCTGGCAGGTGGATTTCGCCGAAGCGCTTGATCTCACGGCACCATCCGACCCAGCATCCGGCCCGGATGGCGCGGCTGCGCGCCCGGTCGCTCAAACGATAGCGCCCGCCACAGGCACCGTGGCTACTGGCACCGTGGCGACTGGCACCGTGGCGACTGGCGCGGTCGATCCTGCAACCGACGCCATGAACACGCCCTTCCCGCCCGGCGCAGGGCTAATCCATATCGACCATATCGCCCAGACCATGGCGCATGATGAGATGCTCAGTTGGTCGCTGTTCTACCATGCCCTGTTTGACGCCACGCGCGCGCCCATGGTCGATGTGGCCGATCCCGACGGGCTGGTACGGTCGCAGGCTGTGCAGGCGGGGGCGCTGCGCGTCACCCTCAACGGGGCCGAAGCACGGCGCACCCTGGCGGGCCGGTTCATCGAGGATACCTTCGGCTCCTCCGTCCAGCATATCGCCTTTTCGACCGATGACATCTTCGCTACCGCCCGGGCACTGGCAGCAGGCGGCTTTCCGGTGTTGCAGATCGGCGAGAACTATTATGCGGATGTTGAGGCACGCTTCGGCCTCGATGCAGAGCTGACGGCGCGCATGCGGGCGTGCAACGTACTTTATGATGAGGATGCGGGCGGGCAGTTCTTCCAGCTCTATTCCACCACCCGGCCCGACGGGCTGTTCTTCGAGGTGGTGCAGCGGTGCGGGGCCTATCAAGGCTACGGCGCGCCGAACGCCCCGTTCCGAATTGCCGCCCAGAAACGCGCCCTGCGCCCCGCAGACATGCCCCGGCGTTAG
- a CDS encoding HpcH/HpaI aldolase family protein: protein MDLPLNPFKAALRARTPQIGIWCAIGGSVHAESLASCGFDWLLIDTEHSTVDMPTVQSMLQAVAPYPTHAAVRPGWNDAVELKRLLDAGAQTFLIPYVQTAAEAAQAVSAVRYPPNGTRGVAGITRASRFGLIPDYTSRADAEICLLVQVETAQALTNIEEIAAVPGVDGIFIGPADLAASMGYPGNPDHPDVQDAVLDGIRRITAAGLPAGLLSLNPDLLERAAAAGSVFTAVDVDQAILLRGARALAQKWKAGA from the coding sequence ATGGACCTGCCCCTCAACCCCTTCAAGGCCGCGCTGCGCGCGCGCACCCCGCAAATCGGCATCTGGTGCGCCATCGGCGGCTCGGTACATGCCGAATCGCTGGCAAGCTGCGGCTTTGACTGGCTGCTGATCGACACCGAACATTCCACCGTGGACATGCCGACCGTGCAAAGCATGTTGCAGGCCGTGGCCCCCTACCCGACCCATGCCGCCGTGCGCCCGGGCTGGAATGACGCGGTAGAGCTGAAGCGCCTGCTGGATGCGGGCGCGCAGACCTTTCTGATCCCGTATGTCCAGACAGCGGCAGAGGCCGCACAGGCTGTCTCTGCCGTGCGCTACCCGCCGAATGGCACGCGCGGCGTCGCTGGCATCACGCGCGCCAGCCGCTTTGGCCTGATCCCGGACTATACCAGCCGCGCCGACGCGGAAATCTGCCTGCTGGTGCAGGTGGAAACCGCGCAAGCGCTGACCAATATCGAAGAGATCGCGGCAGTGCCCGGCGTTGACGGCATCTTCATTGGCCCCGCTGATCTGGCAGCCTCGATGGGGTATCCGGGCAACCCCGACCACCCGGATGTGCAAGACGCGGTGCTGGACGGTATCCGCCGGATCACCGCCGCGGGCCTGCCAGCGGGCCTTCTGTCGTTGAACCCAGACCTTCTGGAACGTGCGGCGGCGGCGGGCAGCGTGTTCACCGCCGTCGATGTGGATCAGGCAATCTTGCTGCGCGGCGCCCGTGCGCTGGCGCAAAAATGGAAGGCCGGGGCATAA
- the phnL gene encoding phosphonate C-P lyase system protein PhnL, with protein MIVVKDVAKAFTLHNQGGARIPVMQGADLHVRPGECVALTGASGAGKSTLMRMIWGNYRIDAGSVQVAGVELAGAEARTVLDLRRRQMGYVSQFLRVVPRVPTLDVVAEPLLAVGVAADEARARARELLARVNIPPTLWDLSPTTFSGGEQQRVNIARGFIHPVPVLLLDEPTASLDGANRDTVLHLILEAKARGAAILGIFHDEAARNVVCDRNVDVRGFAPNAAAPAAQVPA; from the coding sequence ATGATCGTCGTCAAGGATGTGGCCAAGGCCTTCACGCTGCACAATCAGGGTGGCGCGCGTATCCCCGTCATGCAAGGCGCGGATCTGCATGTCAGGCCGGGTGAATGTGTGGCGCTGACCGGCGCGTCGGGGGCGGGGAAATCCACGCTGATGCGCATGATCTGGGGCAATTACCGCATTGATGCGGGGTCTGTTCAGGTCGCGGGGGTAGAGCTGGCGGGCGCCGAGGCGCGCACCGTGCTGGATCTGCGCCGACGTCAGATGGGCTATGTCAGCCAGTTCCTGCGCGTGGTGCCCCGCGTGCCGACGCTGGATGTGGTGGCCGAACCCCTGCTGGCCGTGGGGGTCGCGGCTGACGAAGCGCGGGCCCGGGCACGCGAGCTTCTGGCCCGCGTGAACATTCCACCGACGCTGTGGGACCTGTCGCCCACCACCTTTTCGGGTGGCGAGCAACAGCGCGTGAACATTGCGCGCGGCTTCATCCATCCGGTGCCTGTGCTCCTGCTGGATGAGCCGACGGCCAGTCTGGACGGCGCGAACCGCGACACGGTGCTGCACCTGATCCTGGAGGCCAAGGCGCGCGGCGCGGCTATCCTGGGCATTTTCCACGATGAGGCGGCGCGCAATGTGGTCTGCGACCGCAATGTGGATGTGCGCGGCTTTGCCCCGAACGCGGCGGCGCCTGCGGCCCAGGTGCCCGCATGA
- a CDS encoding alpha-D-ribose 1-methylphosphonate 5-triphosphate diphosphatase: MTDTILGNARIILPTEIVEGSLVLRAGKIAAIEPGPTRHAGAIDCHGDYVAPGLVELHTDNLERHMTPRPGVDWPHANAIIAHDAELAGVGITTVFDALRIGSEVMVSAGKPRYNAYARKMASEILQMRAKGALRISHFLHLRAEICSETLPEEIDAFTAEERIGIVSLMDHTPGQRQFSDLTQLRTYMKGKHQMSDAEFDAHIARRQGLGDRVRAAHTAAAVTGAARLGAILASHDDTTAAHVATSHAHGVRIAEFPTTLEAARACHAAGIAVMMGAPNLIRGGSHSGNVAASELAAAGVLDIMSSDYIPAALLMAAVALGEQAGDMAYGMRTVTQAPARATGLDDRGAIALGLRADVIRFGVVSGAAVVRGTWAQGQRVA; the protein is encoded by the coding sequence ATGACTGACACGATCCTGGGCAACGCCCGCATCATCTTGCCGACCGAGATTGTGGAGGGCAGCCTCGTGCTGCGGGCGGGCAAGATCGCCGCGATTGAGCCCGGCCCCACCCGCCACGCAGGCGCCATCGACTGTCATGGCGATTACGTCGCGCCGGGGCTGGTGGAACTGCATACGGACAATCTGGAACGCCACATGACACCGCGCCCCGGCGTCGACTGGCCGCATGCCAATGCGATCATTGCCCATGATGCCGAACTGGCGGGCGTGGGGATCACCACGGTGTTCGACGCGCTGCGCATCGGGTCCGAGGTGATGGTGTCGGCCGGCAAGCCGCGCTACAACGCCTATGCCCGCAAGATGGCGTCCGAGATTTTGCAGATGCGCGCCAAGGGTGCGCTGCGCATCAGCCATTTCCTGCACCTTCGCGCCGAGATCTGTTCCGAGACCCTGCCCGAGGAGATCGACGCCTTCACCGCCGAGGAACGCATCGGCATCGTCAGCCTGATGGACCATACACCGGGGCAGCGGCAGTTTTCCGATCTGACGCAGCTGCGCACCTACATGAAGGGCAAGCATCAGATGAGCGATGCGGAATTCGACGCCCATATCGCGCGGCGGCAGGGGCTGGGCGACCGGGTGCGCGCGGCGCATACTGCGGCAGCGGTGACGGGTGCGGCGCGGCTGGGCGCGATCCTGGCCAGCCATGACGATACGACTGCCGCGCATGTGGCGACCTCGCACGCACATGGCGTGCGGATCGCCGAGTTTCCCACAACGCTGGAGGCCGCGCGCGCCTGCCATGCGGCGGGGATAGCGGTGATGATGGGCGCGCCGAACCTGATCCGGGGCGGGTCGCATTCGGGCAATGTGGCGGCGTCCGAACTGGCGGCGGCGGGGGTGCTGGACATCATGTCGTCGGATTACATCCCGGCGGCGTTGCTGATGGCGGCGGTGGCTTTGGGCGAACAGGCTGGTGACATGGCTTACGGCATGCGCACGGTCACCCAGGCCCCCGCGCGTGCGACCGGGCTGGACGACCGTGGCGCCATCGCGTTGGGGCTGCGCGCCGATGTGATCCGCTTTGGTGTTGTGAGCGGCGCCGCCGTGGTGCGCGGCACCTGGGCGCAAGGGCAGCGGGTCGCTTAA